One genomic segment of Erythrolamprus reginae isolate rEryReg1 chromosome 2, rEryReg1.hap1, whole genome shotgun sequence includes these proteins:
- the HDHD2 gene encoding haloacid dehalogenase-like hydrolase domain-containing protein 2 isoform X2 → MVEKNALHDFAGIDTSDPNAVVVGLAPDQFNYQTMNRAFRLVLDGAPLIAIHKARYYKRKDGLALGPGPFVTGLEYATDQKATVVGKPEQTFFLEALRGTNCGPEEAIMIGDDCRDDVGGAQNAGMLGILVKTGKYRDADEGKINPPPYLICESFPHAVEHILRHLL, encoded by the exons GCATAGACACAAGCGATCCGAATGCCGTAGTGGTTGGCTTGGCTCCGGACCAGTTCAACTATCAAACTATGAACAGAGCTTTCAG GTTAGTGCTGGACGGGGCTCCCCTCATAGCTATTCACAAGGCAAGGTATTACAAGAGGAAAGATGGCCTTGCCCTCGGCCCAGGGCCCTTTGTGACCGGCCTGGAGTATGCCACTGACCAGAAAGCCACGGTGGTGGGGAAACCGGAGCAGACATTTTTCCTGGAGGCCTTGCGTGGAACCAACTGTGGACCTGAAGAAGCCATCATGATCGGCGAT GACTGCAGGGATGATGTTGGAGGTGCCCAGAATGCTGGCATGCTGGGAATACTGGTGAAGACCG GGAAATATCGAGATGCCGATGAAGGCAAAATCAATCCACCCCCTTACTTAATCTGCGAGAGCTTTCCACATGCCGTGGAACACATCCTCCGACATCTGCTTTGA